A region from the Candidatus Hydrogenedentota bacterium genome encodes:
- a CDS encoding aminotransferase class V-fold PLP-dependent enzyme gives MTIDQIIHTEAVRRKEFPVVAERIFLAHAGVAPLPRVAADAMREFCDHGVVNAQENPWSWGKVLSARASAAALISCTPEEIALLGPTSLGVSLVANGIPWDAGDQVLYYRDDYPANVYPWTNLVERGVEPVSLTPRHHGVITWDLIEAALTPRTRLVALASCNFLTGYRIDVDTIGKNLRSRGILFSLDAIQTLGAFPVSVEHVDFLSADSHKWLLGPAAAGIFYVKRSRFEELRPSLLGSWNVVSPQFVAQDNIQFEDTARRYEPGMLNLPGIIGMGASMDLLRKLNISDIAKRLILLHDALLEILKKIGFRPYTDEDQLCDLPDAVWKSGIVTVTHPKADIKELARTLDSKGVVVSYRQDRAGTPVIRFSPHFYNTEEEFERVAAILANV, from the coding sequence ATGACTATCGACCAAATCATTCACACCGAGGCAGTCCGCCGAAAAGAGTTTCCTGTTGTCGCCGAGCGTATCTTTCTGGCACACGCTGGCGTGGCGCCCTTGCCTCGTGTCGCGGCGGACGCTATGCGCGAGTTTTGCGATCACGGCGTGGTCAACGCGCAGGAGAATCCGTGGTCGTGGGGAAAGGTGTTGTCGGCGCGAGCATCCGCGGCGGCGCTGATCAGTTGTACGCCCGAGGAAATCGCCCTGCTGGGACCCACCTCGCTGGGTGTGAGTCTGGTTGCCAATGGAATCCCTTGGGACGCCGGCGACCAAGTGCTCTACTACCGGGACGATTATCCCGCCAACGTTTACCCCTGGACCAACCTGGTCGAGCGGGGTGTGGAACCCGTTTCGCTGACCCCCCGGCACCACGGTGTAATCACGTGGGACCTCATTGAAGCCGCCTTGACGCCGCGCACCCGGCTAGTCGCTCTGGCTTCCTGCAATTTCCTGACAGGGTATCGTATCGACGTCGATACCATTGGCAAGAATCTGCGCAGCCGGGGGATCTTGTTCTCGCTGGATGCCATCCAGACGCTCGGGGCGTTTCCCGTGTCGGTAGAGCATGTCGACTTCCTCAGTGCCGATTCGCATAAGTGGCTGCTTGGTCCGGCGGCGGCAGGTATCTTTTACGTGAAACGCAGCCGTTTTGAAGAGTTGAGACCTTCTCTTCTTGGAAGCTGGAACGTAGTCTCCCCGCAATTTGTCGCGCAGGACAACATCCAATTCGAAGACACGGCTCGCCGATATGAACCCGGTATGCTCAATCTACCGGGGATAATCGGCATGGGTGCGTCGATGGACTTGCTCAGAAAGTTAAATATATCTGACATAGCGAAGCGTCTTATCTTGCTTCATGATGCTTTGCTGGAAATTCTTAAGAAAATTGGGTTTAGGCCGTATACAGACGAGGATCAGCTTTGTGATTTGCCAGATGCGGTCTGGAAATCAGGTATTGTAACGGTGACTCATCCAAAGGCGGATATAAAGGAGTTGGCTCGGACCCTCGACTCGAAGGGTGTGGTCGTCTCCTATCGCCAAGACCGGGCAGGAACCCCTGTCATCCGCTTTTCTCCCCATTTCTACAATACGGAAGAAGAATTCGAGCGAGTTGCCGCCATATTGGCGAATGTATAA
- a CDS encoding SDR family oxidoreductase: MPDLQGRTVFITGVTSGIGEACAIRLRRAGWRVLGTGLTEQACAASSEEQGDVVVQMDLRDSNSILRAVEWLKGKVGDAGLQGLVNNAAVDIPGPLEFLPLESLREQFEVNVFGQLAVIQSTMPLIRQGNGRIVNIGSIDGRAVTPFQGGYGATKHAIEALTDVLRMELSPWRIPVSVVEPGDIATPIWEKSLSTADRMLERLPDRCQELYGPLMKAARATAVSMSKKAKSPDIVARAVQHALTSSRPRPRYLVGGDAHLRLALEVLPARWVDKLIMGFIARGA; the protein is encoded by the coding sequence GTGCCGGATCTCCAAGGGCGTACTGTTTTCATCACGGGAGTGACGTCTGGAATTGGTGAGGCCTGCGCCATACGCCTACGCCGTGCAGGGTGGCGTGTTTTGGGGACTGGCCTGACGGAGCAAGCCTGCGCAGCATCTTCTGAGGAACAGGGGGATGTCGTTGTCCAAATGGACTTGCGCGACTCGAACAGCATTCTGCGGGCGGTCGAATGGCTCAAGGGGAAAGTGGGGGACGCGGGGCTGCAGGGCTTGGTGAATAATGCGGCCGTCGATATTCCCGGACCCTTGGAGTTTCTGCCGCTGGAATCGTTGCGGGAGCAGTTCGAGGTTAACGTGTTCGGCCAGCTTGCCGTGATCCAATCGACGATGCCGCTTATCCGGCAGGGCAACGGCAGAATTGTCAATATCGGCTCGATTGACGGCCGCGCGGTCACCCCATTTCAAGGCGGATACGGCGCAACCAAGCACGCCATTGAAGCACTGACCGATGTCCTTCGAATGGAACTCAGCCCCTGGAGGATCCCCGTCAGCGTGGTTGAGCCGGGAGACATCGCCACGCCGATTTGGGAGAAGTCGCTGTCTACCGCCGATCGGATGCTCGAACGTCTCCCCGACCGCTGCCAAGAGTTGTACGGCCCGCTGATGAAGGCGGCCCGCGCGACGGCCGTGTCTATGTCCAAGAAAGCGAAGTCGCCTGACATCGTGGCGCGGGCCGTACAGCACGCCCTTACGTCATCCCGGCCGAGGCCGCGGTACCTCGTCGGAGGCGACGCGCATTTGAGGTTGGCGCTGGAGGTGCTTCCCGCGCGGTGGGTGGACAAGTTGATTATGGGTTTTATCGCGCGTGGCGCTTGA